The Triplophysa rosa linkage group LG15, Trosa_1v2, whole genome shotgun sequence genomic sequence TCGGATGCCGTCAACAAGATATCAGAACTGAATGCTGTGGTGAGTTTCCTTTGTGGGTTTTCACTGATGTCCTGGGAAGTCTTTTGATCTTTTGCGAATGATTCATTTTTCTCCTGACAGATGAAAGAACGTGAGGAACAGTTAAAAAGCTCAGAGAAGACCCTCAGTTCAAGCCAGCAAGACATGAAACAGCTGAAGGTAAATAACAGAATTCATTTGTAATATAACGTGTATATCCCAAACTTACTTCATCTCTGAACTTATACTAGACGCATCACAAGAAACTCCAAAGCCAGTGTGAGGAGATGTCCGGCAGTATGTCTCAGCTCAACCAGAAGATTGTTGACACACAAGAGGAAAATTCAAGTCTGAATGAAAAAGtgggtttgtttgtttcataGCTGACCATAAATCTCTCATCAGATTCAGAATTCATCCAATTAGTTTTTCTTCAACCAAAGATTGTCAAAATGCACCAGAGGATCGAGAAATACCAGAAAACTCTGAAGAACTTTGATGAGGAGCGAGCGAAGGTaacccatctctctctctgtgtacaACACATATCGTCTTGATTTGGGTTTGGGGATGTAAGCGGACGAGTTGAGTTTTGGTGAAAAACGTGATTGGTGTGAATTACCATTGCTAACACTGTCAAGTTTGGCTGATTTGCTAACAGGTTCACGTCCTCGTGGATGAAGCTAAATTCAGAGAAGATGCACTGAAAGCTCAGGTGAACTGCCTTGAGAAGGAAAACAATGCTTTGAAAGAACTGAAGAAATCTGTAAGTGTTGAGCAGATGTCAGATCTGATTCGCTCTATTAATGTCTGCATGAATCTGACCGGCTGATGTTCTTCCAGCTGCTGCGTGATGCTAAAGACTGGCAGGAGAAACACGCGAAACTCAGCGAGGACATCAGAGTCTATCACAAATCCCAAAAGGAGCTGGAGGACTCGCTGGTGCACAAGGAAAATGAGATTGACGTGAGTAGAAGCTGAAGCGTTTGGTTCTAGTTGTGGATGCTGCTAAAACACACGATACAGTAACCACGTGAACGTAGCAGTAATGTGTTACTCGTGTAGGTTTTGTCCGGCTGTATTGCCGAACTCACCCGTCTGGGAGCCTGCGATGCAGTGGATTCACAGAAAGATGATGCTAAAATGTCTCACAGAGAGGAAGCTGGTACATTTGCTTGAAATCTTTCGAACTTAATGTCAGTAATGAATTCCAGTGATGTTAGAAGAGATGTTCTTCTGTGCTGAAGACCAAACATCTGCTTTCTTTCAGACAAGAAGATGGACACCATGAGACTGCGTATCAAACAGATGATGGACGTCTCAAGGGTGCGTCTGCGTTGTGCGTTCGGGCGGATTGTTTAAAAAGGATTTTGCGCTGCTCCTGTTTCTCACGCTGTTCTCGTTTGACAGATTAAAGCCACTCTGAGTGTTGTTGAAGACGAGAGAAGCCGCTACATGGAAAGTCTCCTCACCGAACAGAAGAGCAGACAAGAGCTTGAGGGTATGACGCCCGTCACGTCACTGAGTCTAAAGGCGGATTTTTACTTCCAGCGTagcctacgccgtagcctgacccgcacctctccaaaaatgtaacggAGCTTCAATGcgacgcggaccgcaagcgctgtgattggtctgcttgaacCCCCTCCCTTCAGGCCAAACGACTCCTTGATAGCGTCGGGTTTACTCACACGCAGTTCTGAACGATCTAAATAAATGACATGTTCTTCTGTATGTAACAACTCAAGctgcaaaagtgactgtttgcTTGCCGCTATCATTGCTAAATGCTTCAGACAGCAAGGAACcgcttcttcttcggctcttgtcttggtggccattgcctgtcgacgcggaCAACAACACACAAGTGTAAACAAAAACCGGCGCATTACCTACGGCGTAAAGTGGTCTCCAACGTGGTGCCCGCGGGCGGCTGTTAGCCGGCATGAACTCTGTAAGGTGCCCGCCAAACACAGGGCTCAACAATAATGCTCAAGACAGTTGAGGAATATGTGACTATATCGTCATGAAAACGTTATCATTAGCACGTGTTTTAACAATATGTGAAAGAAAACTTAATTTGGTCGGATGTACTGAAAAAtaatcatgtttaaaagtattttatcaaCAAGTAGTCCTCTAGATGATATTATCTCTTCAGGTAGCCCTCGCTTACAGAAAGGTTGGAGACCCCTGAcagaggctacggcgtaggtcagACGCAGAAGTGAAAACCCGCCTTATCATCATCTGTGCCAATCCTCATCcgcttgtgttgtgtgtgtcgtTCTAGAGCAATATCAGAAGGTCATGCACGACCAGATGAATGTGAAGAGCGACAAGACTCATTTGGAGAACCAGTTGAAGAACCTGCAGCAGAGGCTGGAGATCACCACTGAGCTGTACCAGCAGAAAGAGAACGCCTTACAGCAGTAAGTCTCGCTACATCAGAAAGCGTCCATCCAAGCATCTACAGATCTATGAAACTGAAGCTGTAAGGATGATTGTGTGATAAATTCCCCTACAGGAAGTTGACTCAGGAGGAGCTGGAGAGACGTGAGAAGGAGACGAAGCTGTCGGAGGTGGACAGTAAAGCAGTGAGGTCAGAGGAGGAGCTGAGAGCCCTCAAACAGAAGATCAGAGACGTTGAGGAAGAGATGCAGCAGAATGAACAAACACTGAGGAATGAGGTGACGCTGCTCTTTATATCCCTCGCAGAGATGCTGGCATTCTACATCACTGACACTTGATTGTTGTGATCTTTTCAATCAGGTTGCGATCCAGGAAAAGAAAGCTCACGAGAACTGGGTGAGTTGTTGACGTGTTCTCTGTTTTAATGTTCATGTCCGGTTTCAAGGTTTGAAAGGCCACTCAAATTTCCTGTAATACCGTTGCCAAGGTATGAGCTGTTTTTATGTCTCATCAAAGACGGAAAGTGCAGGAATCCATCAGGTTCTGtgctattttttgtttatgcttaatttgttgtttgctcatcCGCATTCAATCCAATTATATCGATGTACGTGTAATTATTACTAGAAatgcatgttaaaaaaaaaagactggAAAGGGGTGCCATGCGTTCAAAAAGTTTGGGAGGCACTGATTTAACCTGACATACGGTTCATGTTTACTACTGTGCCAAATATTGTGtgttgattaaaaataaaatgtattgtgttcATTGTTTTACCCAGACATTTCAAAGAACACGTTTTAAAGCGGTAATTGTAACACCGTGATGTGTTGGCTTGAGGCTATCATACCGTCAAAATCTCATACCGGCCCATGTCTAACTTGGAGAACATAGTTTTAGCTGGAAGAAATCATCTGAAAAGCAGAATCTTACAATATAAACAGATGCATTTAGTAGATGCTGTAAACATGTCAACAGTTTAATAATCACCTGTAACGAACTAATTGTTGCTGTGACACACCAGTTAAATCCCACTACATCTGTGCTCTTGGGTTTTTATCAGCTGAAAGCGCGCGCCTCAGAACGAGTGCTGGTGGAGGAGAGACGAGAGGCCGTGACACTCCGGCAAAAGTGAGTGTTcattaaatcaaatattgatCCACTTTCTGCCGTTCCATGCGAGTAGTCGTTTTTTTGATGTTCTTGAATTGATTCTTCAGGCTGGTGGAGTGCAGCGATAAAATATCAGACCTGGAGCAAACTGTGTTCAGACTCAACTCTGCACCTCCGGACCGACACATGCCGCCCATGAGGAGAGGTGAGGACATCGACGCTAAGCCTCTTGTTAACGTAGCTCACCAACAGAACGACTGCTTTATAATCAGACAGATTTACGCAGCTTGTCTGGTAATGACCATCTTTTCCACTTTATAAGCACGTTTTACCAAACATCCCTAATTCTGTCCTGAAGAACACTCTGCGAGACTAGCGACGGTAACCAGAGGGCGGATCGTAGCATTGAGTCAGTTTTGTTACGTGGCATTGTTTAGGTTTCAATCTTCTGTGGTGAAAGCTTATCTTAAGAAGTTTACTTGTGGTTTCATCGGGTCGACACTTCATTCTCATTGTCCTGGTTTGATCGGAACAGGTGATTCATACGGGCCGTCCCCCGTCAGTGGGGGGGCTCCGTCTCCTCCTCTAATGATAGAGGGTCCCGGCCGCCCCCCTTCTGCTCCTGTAGGCAGACGGAGCGACTCGTTTGGTGAGTTTCTGCCGCATCATCTTCCCCTGAACCTTTCCTGACTCCAACCTGCTCCAGCCATATTCATCTTCATCCCTCTTTTGTATTCCTCATAACCTTTGTTTGTTCCTCTCCTGAAAGCATCTCCTGTCTTCTTTCCTGGCTGCGTtgtcatctcctctcctctgaACTCCAGCTGTGGAGACCTCAGGCTGTCATTCCATAGACAGAAATGATCTGATAACGTTTCTAATCGGTCGTGATCTGTTTCAGGTCCACGGCCCCCTTCAGACCCTCACGGGTGCTTTTCAGAGCTCGGACACCCGCTGCCCTCTCGACCAGGTACACATCAGTACACGTGCCACCTTTTACAGGCCATCAGAGAAATGAAAGGCTATTAAACTCAAATGTCAAAAGTCTTTTGATATAGTGTTTCTGTGGCGTCACTTTGAATGTTAGAAATGCTAAAGACACACAATCATTCAATCTAAACGTCATATTAAATGGCTCGcgtcattgtgtttgtgtttcagaaaTGTTTCCTTCCATGACATCGTCTCCGTGTGCACACGACGGACCAATGGTAAAGACTGTGATATTATCTTCTGTTTGAGATGTAATGTACATGATTCCAGATCTTTAAACCGTGGTGGCTGTGTTTGCTCTAAAGCAGACAGCTGCGGTCACTGAGACGGCTGAGCAGGTCTCATCTGAGCCCGTAGAGAGCGTGAGTACAGTGTTTGGTGCTGGGATGGAGGGGGCTGGTTTTCTCACGATGGCGGGACGCCGGGTACACACACATCCGACATGGTTGTGGCTTTAAATCCGCGGCGTTGTGATAGACAATGTTTGTAACACAATGTGTTTGGTCATGATGTGTTTTCACATTCTAATCGCTGTGTGGGTCTTGTGCTCTGAAGGTTGTGGTATGTTTAACAAAACTCACATTTTTAAGTAAGTCAGaggttgttttttttataagcgCATGGCTTGAGCTGGAAACACACTCTGGGCATGAACACAACAGCTTTACGTGACGGGTTTTGAGAAGCGTTAAACTGCAATTACACGTCATATTTTCATGTAAACTGTTCGTGCTTACGGTGTGTTTATGGCTCTACTTTAACGTCTGCTGAGGTCAGTGAGCAGGATGTCAGAGTGAAAACGCTTTCAGGACTCACGACTAACTGGATTTACTCTCATGTGTCTTTTGTTTCAGCTCTCGAAGTCTCAGAGTCAGGGATCTTTCTTACCGTCCCCCATTCGGGATTCTCCTGTACCGCCACTGAATGCCCCATTTAAGTCTTATAGACCGCCAATGATGGGTGGACCCATTCCGCCCAACGGACCTCCTCCTCTTATGATCAGACCGCCCAATGGCCATCCTCCCATGATGCCCCCAGGACTGGGCCCTGAGCCACGCTTCAGACCCCCTCCTATGGATTCTTACAGGCCTCCTCCTCTGATTGGCCCATATGGACCCGTACCTCCACATTTTGGTGAGACCCCATCGCTGCACAGTCTAGAcagatcattttaataataagtgTGATATTAATGATTGTGAAATGTCTCAACAGCACGAGGCCCACCTCTACGAGATCTCCCGCCCATGGGGCCGCTCCCCCCACTGCCACTAGGCCCCCGCGACTTCCCTCCTGATTTTTACGGACCTCGTGGGCTTCCTCCACGGCCCTTCCACCCCGGACCTCTGCCACCCCCTGGAGCGATGGCTCCACACCCGTACGGTGGCCGGGCTTTCCCTGGACCCGCTCCGCCAGTGGCTCAGAGCTCCAGAGACGGTGAGGAGAACGTCACACCATCCAACAATCCCCCCACAGACGGCCCCTCACAGGACGCTGGCGGTTCATCCGTGGCAGAGCCGTGAATGAACTTGAACCAGCTCCACCAGccttgatttattttactggGTCCTGATTCTTTTCAATATTTCAGCATCAGCTGCATTTGGAGTGGGTGGGTTAAAACAATAGTTTGATTTTGCCATTTTTGCTGAAGCTTGTTTCAATAACACAATTGTGAGGGAAATGATGAGGGTTTTGATTTTATAAGTTTGCAAACCTTTCCTATGGAAATAGTTTGAAATAGACATTTGTTCGTTTTTCTCTCTACCACTCACCCAGTGATGATGCATTCTGGGAAATTATCTAACCAGTCTGGTATTATATTTAGGCACGCGAAATAAACCATCACAGCCTTTAATATGAGAGACTGGAGAGAGGTTTGATATTTTTATGCCTTTTTCAGCAGTTTTGAACAAACGCTGGCTGTTTTTGGTTGCTTTTAGTCGGTTTAAGTCTCCAGGTCATGTAGCTATTCTCCCGCTCGCCCACGCTTCGTTTCTTTTAACGTTTGATTTTCTGTACGTCTGTGCTTATGATTTCTTTTCCTAGCGGAAAGGCACATATGATGTCATATTGACAAAGTATTTGTACATTTCTTTCAGCTGcatatataataaaactattCTCATAAATGGTCATCAGATTCATGTCAACATTCAGCCAGCACATAAATCgcattttaattgtattaatggATGTTGGAAACGGATTTTGTAAAGCTTTAACAGCATGTCATGTCAAACATTTTTTCCTGCCATAAATTGTTTCATTGAATgctgtttattaaaaatgtttatttacgaCATCACGAATGGTttcatgaatgaatttcacAGCTTTGCCAAGTTGAGTTAACAAAATTGAATTTGACTTATCATGTAGAATACATATGACTGTTAATGATGTTCCCtggatttttttaatgcaatgcTCTCCGAAACAAACAACCTCAAATCTACAGACccttttatctttatttttggcCGGTTTTGTTTGACTTGAGAGTAAATTATTTCAGAAGTTTGTTTAGAGGATGTAATGTGCGTTATGACATTTTAAGGAAAGAAACTGTTTTTATCAAACAGTGATGTGAATTCTATGAATGAGTTAAATAAAGCTGTTTTTTCCTGTAGAGAATGGTGTTTGTCTGAAGCTGGTTACAGTGTTTGTTTAGtgtcattttattgtgtttaatagCATATAGACTGTGactgtaatatatttataaaacatttatgatTCACGCAGCATTgtcttttattagaaatgagaCATGAAAAGCAATATAACAACCCACACAAGACAGAAATCTTTTTATCGAACAACACGTATAAAATTTTCATAGAAACGCAACACTTTGATTTTGAACTGTAGCTTTAGTTTGTGTGATTCAGACGGTCAACATCAACACGAGTCATTAAACGGTCAGGGTGAATATATCTTCATTAGTTGTTTTCTCTGTAAATACTGATATCTTCACTAGAAAGGAAAGATTGGGCTTGATGTGAGTGTTATTTAAACCGGAAcagaatattttctttaaacTGAAATGAACATATTTCTCAAATTATTAATTTGACAGATGAAGTTCTTCCCAGCTGCATCCTTCATGTGAATCAGTTAGTGCTCTGTGTTACACAAATGTTTGTGGGTTGTAAGCATTAACCAGTTTCGTGCTTCAGTCATAACATCATCTGTCAGATAATAAAAGTGCGTTTCGTTGCCCAAGCGTTATTGTTTATCATCACAAATCATTATACAGAGCATTTGTACAAAACATAAATGCACCAGAACGTCCATTTGAAACAGTCTCTCTCTGACATGCTGATCATCCCAAATCACATCGCCGAAGATCTGAGAGGATAAAAACACGTTTGTGGTTCATGTATGTCAGTCCCGTCCCGTCCGTTTTGGTTCAGTCTTTGTGTAACGTTTGATGAAGATGCAGGAACAGCGGCTTCTTGGTGAGGAGGTTGAGTTTTTTCCTCTTGAAGTCTGTTGGTTTCTTGTACCTACAATTCAATATCGTTACATTCACACGTATCACGTGTAAGTGATCtagaaataatgaaagaatgacGTGTTGTTACTCACAGTTCTATGACAATGGCACCTGGTTTGATTTCGTCCATTTCCATAAAGGCGAAACATTTAGTGCTTGTGAATCTTTTCTTGGGTTTGTAGTGCTTGAATTCAAAGAAAATAGCTGCTCCTACAGAAGCGAGACGTGACGGGTCAAATCACGGTCCTGGTTTATTTCTGTCAGGTTAGAACAGGTGTGCGTACCTTTGGGTAGTTTTTCGACATGTTTCTGGATTTCCACGTCCACACTGAAATGAATGTACGTGTCTTCCTTCTGTGTGGCCACCGGCGTGTCCTGAACTGGATTCAGATCTATTCCGTTCACATCTGAGGAGGGACAGAAGTGTGGACGTGTAAGAATATGTTCTACAGGATTAAATATGATCTGACGCTGCGGATTTCTACCTTTAACACTGACGGTGATGTAAGGATCAATGCATTGCCCTGCGTCCTTCAGACCGATCTTCTCTATGGTTAGTGTCAGTAATGTCATCCCGGGCTCTGACGGTAACCTCGGCAACAAAGTACctgtcaaaaatgttttaaaaagcacACGAAATGGTTCAAAGAAAAAatacttacattacatttgcatACATGTAAGGCACTACAGAAAGTTAAGGTGAAGAAGCAACGGTCATAATACTGCATTAATAGTTACACAAAATGCAGGTGCGATAAACGTGACAGACTTTCGTGCACACCTGGCACTCTGGAGGTGAATGATGGTGTTGAACCCGCTCCAGTACCAGCATCCGACTCCTCCTCGACCTCCAGGTTTTCCTCCTCTCCCGGTGCCAGAATTTTCCTAAAGGTAAAGTGAGGACAGAATGAACAAACCAACAAATTGAAACCTGGACTAAAGAGTGAATGTAGAGTTACCTCAAAGGCACCGGTTGGACATCAAATGGAAAATCTTTGTTGTAAGTCAGAATATTCTTAATGACTGTTAAAAACAGAAGGATAAAACACTGTGATAAATAAAGAAGTCTCTTTTGGCTGGTTTTATAAACTCGTcgatatatacagtacatactgggTTCCAGTTGTTTCAGGTCTTCTAACTTGAAGTCATCTTGAGAGGGTGTGTTCTGACAGAAACAGAATACGTTAATAATAAACCTTCGCACAAAATCTCAGACAACAGTAATCTTCAGTGTGATGACCTGCTGACAAGTGACTGACGGAACTCTGTACTTTACTCACCTGCAGCGCTGCGCTTCTCATTTCAAGGCATGTTGCACATTTTCCCAgggttttctgaaaaaaaacaaaaacagatttcatcctcaatcaaaacaaacatctgAATAAGTAAATATCATTTCAAAATGGCTAGCTAATGGTGTTATTTACTATCACGTTGAGAATTAAAACAGTCATTGACAGCtgtcaccttttgttcttctgtaAAATCGTGCGAGTTTGTTGACTGCACTGCTTTCTGAAGTTGTCTTGCCAATCTGATGAAACATCAATGAGTCAATGACAGAATGTTGTTCGTCCTGCATTAACATCACATTAGTCAATGAAATACAGCTGAACGTTGTGTTCCATACCTGCACTGCATAAAGTCAGACAGAAAACGTCTccggttacgtatgtaacctcggttccctgaaaggagggaacgagacattgcatAGTTATGCTAGGGGTTTCCCCCTCCTGGGCGGGGCCTACGGCTATATAGTCCGACGCCGAGAGACATTGCCTCAGAATCTTTCGACCAATGAACATGGATAAGACCCTGAGAAATACAACACAGCAGCTTatgcaatgtctcgttccctcctttcagggaaccgaggttacatacgtaaccggagacgttccctttcaagTCGGTTTCTCGACATTGCATAGCTATGCTAGGGGGCGATTAAAATCCCGCTGTGTTGTGTCCCCACCTCCATAAACAGCCTAAGGGCTAGACCCGAAGCATCGAGCCCGTTGACTGCTTTCCCGGGGATACGAATGCCCTCTGGCTCAGGTCAAGCGAGACTAAGCACATAACAGTATCCGCCACTCCTTACGGGCCGCAGTACCACTGGAGCCTTATGTAAAAGTGTAGCATAACACTAGaattatacataaaataacagCACACTTACCGCGGTTGGTGCAGCCCAAGCACATAAGCAGCTACTGTATAGAGAAACGCACTATACCTGGCTACCGGACCTAGTCGAAACCACCCGCTAAACGAGGGGCGTGGACAAATGCCGGCAATCTCCAATTCCAAGATAGATCACTGCACCGATAGGATGTGTGGTGCAAAAGATGGAATCTGGAGATTGTAAAATCTCGCAAAGGTGTTCTGCGAAGCCCATCCTGCTGCCATACAAATGTCCTGAATTGACATACCTTTTGCCCAAGCCCATGATGAAGCCACCTTTCTAGTAGAATGTGCGCGTACTCTCCATGGACAGGGCTTAGCCTTGGACGTGTAAGCCAGCTCAATCGCTTCCACGATCCAATGCGACAGTCTCTGTTTCGAAACCGGCAGCCCTCTAGAGCGGCCCCCGAAACAGACAAATAGCTGCTCTTCCCGTCTGAACATGCTGGTGCTATTCAGGTAAATCCGCAACGCACGAACTGGACAGAGAGGATGTGACGCTGACTCTGAGGGGCAAAAGCCTGGAGCGTAATGACCTGTGCTCTATATGAAGTGGAAAGCACTTTAGGCACATACCCTCGCCTAGGCTGCAGCCTGACCATACAGTCATCCTGACCGAACTCCAGACAGGCATCGTTTGCTGACAGTGCCTGTAAATCACCCACTCTCTTACCACACACCAACGCGAGTAAAAGCGCCGTCTTAAATGTGAGCACTTTCAACTCCGCTGTATGCAGTGGCTCAAAAGGCGGTCCAGAGATCGCATCAAGCACTAGCGAAAGGTCCCATACCGGCATCATGACGGAACGCGACGGGTGTAATCGCCGCGCTCCTCTTAAGAAGCCAGCAACGAGACAATGCTTTCCGACAGTACGACCATCGATGGGCAAATGAAACGCCGAGATAGCAGCCATATACACTTTGAGCATAGATGGCATACGTCCCGCGTCCAGACGATCCTGTAAAAACGATAGCACAACCAATACATTGCAGCTATCTGCATTCTCGTCGATCGCTTTACACCATGAAACGAAAACTTGCCATTTCAGGTCACATAGGTGCCTGGTCGACAGGGCTCTCGCTTCGTCAATAGTATCCAAAACCCGTCTGGAAACTTTCAGCTCCCGCCTTTTGCGCTGACCTGCCAGACATGCAGGTTCCATAGTTCTGGCCTGTGGTGCCACACCGAGCCGCTCGCTTGAGACAGGAGATCTCTCCGCAGAGGAATCGGCCATGGGGGAGCCGTTATCATCTCCATCAGCTCCGGGAACCAAGGGTGGCTGGGCCATCTCTGCGCTACCAGCAACAAAGTCTCCCTCTCTTCTCTGACTTTGTACAGCACTAGCGGCATAATTTTCGGTGGGGGAAAAGCATACTTCTGACCTTGCGGCCAGCAGCTCGATAGAGCACCTCCCTCCAAGGGAGCATTGGTCAGCGAGGAAAACAACCGGCAGTGCGCATTCTCCGCTGAGGCAAACAGATCGATCTCCGCTTCTCCAAACAGGTTCCAGATTAGCCGCACCGTCAGCGGATGTAGTCTCTACTCCCCGAAGATCGGGCCGCCCCTGGACAACATGTCCGCGCCACAGTTCTGAATACCGGGAACATGCACTGCTCGGATTGATAGCAGGTGTCTGTCCGCCCATAAGAGGAGGCGCTTCGTTAGCCTTTGAAGCGGCCGTGAGCGGACTCCTCCTTGGTGGTTGATATATGAAACCACTGTCATGTTGTCCGTGCGAACCAGGACATGCCGATCCTCTACGAGGGATAGGAAGCTTTGCAAAGCTAAAGATACCTCTTCTAGCTCCAGACAGTTTATGTGCCATAAGGTTTGGGGATCTGTCCAAGTGCCGAACGCCGGCTGGCCGTCGCAGAGGGCTCCCCAGCCCGTCAGTGACGCGTCCGTAGTGACAACTTTCCTGCTGACCACTCTGCCCATCTGAACTCCCTGCTCGAACATAATCGTGTTGAACCAGAGTCACCACTATGCGCAGCCGGCCCTCTCGCCATGCTCTGTGTGGCACTCGGGATTTCAGCCATAAATTAAGCGGTCTCATATGCAAAAGTCCAAGCCAGCATACCGGCACCGCTGCCGCCATCAGCCCCAGCAGCCACTGAAAGCTTTTTAGTGACATCACTCTTCCCGGTCTGAAAGAGGTGAGAGCGCTGATCAAAGACTGCACCCATTCTCGTGAAAGGCTCGCTCTCATAGATTGGGAGTCCAGTATCATCCCTAAGAACGTAATGCTCTGCGCGAGTCAGTCCCAGACTCTCTATATGTGCCAAAAGCTGACGCTTGTGATCCTCCAGCACGTCTCGCGACAGAGCAATGACCAGCCAATCATCCAGATAATTCATGATGCGTATGCCGCTCTGTTTGAGAGGGGCCAGAGCTGCATTCATACACTTTGTGAACGTTCTCGGAGCCAACGCCAAACCAAATGGAAGGACTCTGAACTGATACGTTCTGTCGTCGAAGGCAAATCTCAGGAATCGCCTGTGACGGTGGGCTATTTGGACGTGAAAATAGGCATCCTTTTTAAGTCCACTGATATAA encodes the following:
- the aida gene encoding axin interactor, dorsalization-associated protein — its product is MSDVTKTVQRWHASFKKATDFDSWGQLVEAIDEYQILARQLQKAVQSTNSHDFTEEQKKTLGKCATCLEMRSAALQNTPSQDDFKLEDLKQLEPIIKNILTYNKDFPFDVQPVPLRKILAPGEEENLEVEEESDAGTGAGSTPSFTSRVPGTLLPRLPSEPGMTLLTLTIEKIGLKDAGQCIDPYITVSVKDVNGIDLNPVQDTPVATQKEDTYIHFSVDVEIQKHVEKLPKGAAIFFEFKHYKPKKRFTSTKCFAFMEMDEIKPGAIVIELYKKPTDFKRKKLNLLTKKPLFLHLHQTLHKD